One window of Pectobacterium carotovorum genomic DNA carries:
- the msrQ gene encoding protein-methionine-sulfoxide reductase heme-binding subunit MsrQ produces MRLTLQHINGLKVLLHLASFLPLLWLILSVDQGWFSADPAKDIQHFTGRMALKLLLATLLVTPLARYGKQPLLIRCRRLLGLWCFFWATLHLVSYALLELGLDHLALLGKELISRPYLTLGIISWLILLALAVTSPQVMMRKLGSQWQKLHNFVYLVAILAPIHYLWSVKTLSPQPILYALAAMILLLLRYKKFRQWWR; encoded by the coding sequence ATGAGACTGACGTTACAACACATTAACGGGCTAAAAGTGCTACTCCATCTGGCTAGTTTTCTGCCGCTGCTGTGGCTGATATTGTCAGTCGACCAAGGGTGGTTCAGCGCAGACCCCGCCAAAGATATCCAGCATTTTACCGGCCGAATGGCGCTGAAATTGCTGCTGGCAACGCTGTTGGTCACGCCACTGGCGCGCTACGGTAAACAGCCGCTGCTGATTCGCTGCCGACGCCTCCTCGGGCTGTGGTGCTTTTTCTGGGCGACGTTACATCTGGTGAGCTATGCGCTGCTGGAGTTGGGTCTGGATCATCTGGCGCTGCTGGGAAAAGAACTGATATCCCGGCCGTATCTAACGTTGGGAATCATAAGCTGGCTGATTTTGCTGGCGCTGGCGGTGACCTCACCACAGGTAATGATGCGCAAATTGGGATCGCAATGGCAAAAACTGCATAATTTCGTCTATTTAGTCGCCATCCTTGCGCCTATCCACTATCTTTGGTCAGTTAAAACGCTCTCCCCACAGCCTATTTTGTACGCGCTCGCGGCGATGATCTTGCTGCTGTTACGTTATAAGAAATTTCGCCAATGGTGGCGCTAA
- the msrP gene encoding protein-methionine-sulfoxide reductase catalytic subunit MsrP has translation MHKHRKFTEADVTPESLFYQRRRVLKALGISAAALSLPFSAQADLLAWFKGGDKPKAPPGKPLTFSQPTDWKLDLPLTPEDKVTGYNNFYEFGLDKADPAANAGRLKTEGWTVKIDGDVAKPLTLDIDDLLKRFPLEERIYRFRCVEAWSMVIPWVGFELAKLIKFAEPTSNARYVAFQTLYDPEQMPGQKDRFMGGGLDYPYVEGLRMDEAMNPLALLAVGVYGKTLPPQNGAPIRLVTPWKYGFKNIKSIVHIRLTREKPPCTWNLAAPDEYGFYANVNPHVDHPRWSQATERVIGSGGLLNVERQPTLLFNGYADQVASLYRGLNLRDNF, from the coding sequence ATGCACAAACATCGCAAATTCACGGAAGCCGACGTTACCCCGGAATCCCTCTTTTATCAGCGTCGACGCGTATTAAAAGCGCTGGGTATTTCCGCTGCGGCGCTCTCACTGCCCTTTTCTGCACAGGCTGACCTGCTGGCCTGGTTTAAAGGTGGCGATAAACCCAAAGCGCCACCGGGTAAACCGCTCACGTTTAGCCAACCCACCGACTGGAAGCTCGATCTGCCACTCACGCCGGAAGATAAAGTTACGGGCTATAACAACTTCTATGAATTCGGGTTGGACAAAGCCGATCCGGCGGCCAATGCGGGCAGGTTAAAAACCGAAGGCTGGACCGTCAAGATAGACGGTGACGTCGCTAAGCCTCTCACGCTGGATATCGACGATTTGCTAAAACGCTTTCCGCTGGAAGAACGGATCTACCGTTTCCGCTGCGTCGAGGCATGGTCGATGGTGATTCCGTGGGTCGGCTTTGAGCTGGCCAAGCTGATTAAATTCGCCGAGCCCACCAGCAACGCCCGCTACGTGGCGTTTCAAACGCTTTACGACCCGGAGCAAATGCCGGGGCAAAAAGATCGTTTCATGGGCGGCGGGCTGGATTATCCCTATGTAGAAGGACTGCGGATGGATGAAGCCATGAATCCCCTGGCGCTGCTGGCCGTCGGTGTCTACGGCAAGACGTTGCCGCCGCAGAACGGTGCGCCCATCCGGTTAGTTACACCGTGGAAATACGGCTTCAAGAACATCAAATCCATCGTACATATCCGGCTCACTCGTGAGAAGCCGCCCTGCACGTGGAATCTGGCGGCTCCAGACGAGTATGGCTTCTATGCCAACGTTAACCCGCATGTGGATCACCCACGCTGGTCACAGGCGACAGAGCGCGTCATTGGCTCAGGTGGTTTGCTTAACGTTGAACGTCAACCCACGCTGTTGTTCAACGGCTATGCCGATCAGGTCGCCTCGCTGTATCGCGGCCTGAATCTGCGCGACAACTTTTAG